One Roseburia rectibacter DNA window includes the following coding sequences:
- a CDS encoding glycosyltransferase family 2 protein codes for MKKISVIIPCFNATKYLPKCFMSLVQQTIGIDQIELIFVDDASTDEGATWNMLQEFERAYPESIMILKLEENMRQGGARNIALQYATGEYIAFVDADDFVADNFLLETYEKAKESDADIIQFEYFYYTDRLGAVDSGRNVTPEVIKISSVSERKKFLISEKVTYGCWNKLYRHDLLKKAHTSYAEHVIYEEPLFVYPLLYFADKIVILNDAYYYYRQNDAGTMRNDMKQEETLKMHADVQLAVWNFMKKTPFFQEYYDEIKLYFLHTYLYETLYFAKLRGFQPSYSFYKKLEKTVLAEVPDYAQSIYNALIPKQMELYRMIGEGMTEDDFKGYWERL; via the coding sequence ATGAAAAAAATAAGTGTCATCATCCCATGTTTTAATGCAACAAAATATCTTCCGAAATGTTTTATGTCACTTGTACAGCAGACAATCGGAATTGACCAGATCGAACTGATTTTTGTGGACGATGCATCCACAGACGAGGGTGCTACCTGGAACATGCTGCAGGAATTCGAACGTGCCTATCCAGAAAGTATTATGATCTTAAAACTTGAGGAAAATATGCGTCAGGGCGGCGCAAGAAATATTGCCCTGCAGTACGCAACGGGTGAATATATTGCATTTGTTGACGCAGATGATTTTGTTGCTGATAATTTTCTATTGGAAACTTATGAAAAAGCAAAAGAATCGGATGCTGATATCATCCAGTTTGAATATTTTTACTATACAGACCGTCTGGGTGCCGTAGACTCCGGTCGGAATGTTACACCGGAAGTGATTAAAATTTCTTCTGTCAGTGAACGCAAAAAATTTCTGATCTCAGAAAAAGTTACTTATGGCTGCTGGAATAAACTTTACCGACATGATCTGCTGAAAAAGGCTCATACCTCCTACGCAGAACATGTCATTTATGAGGAGCCGCTTTTTGTATACCCGCTTTTATATTTTGCGGATAAAATTGTGATCTTAAACGATGCCTACTATTATTACAGGCAAAACGATGCCGGAACCATGCGAAATGATATGAAACAGGAAGAAACCTTAAAGATGCATGCTGATGTCCAGCTTGCGGTCTGGAACTTTATGAAAAAAACCCCATTTTTTCAGGAATATTATGACGAGATCAAGCTGTATTTCCTCCATACCTATCTGTATGAAACACTGTACTTTGCAAAACTCCGGGGGTTCCAGCCTTCCTATTCTTTCTACAAAAAATTAGAAAAAACGGTTCTTGCGGAGGTGCCGGATTATGCGCAGTCCATTTACAATGCCCTGATCCCGAAGCAGATGGAGCTGTATCGGATGATCGGGGAGGGGATGACGGAAGATGATTTTAAGGGGTACTGGGAGCGGCTGTGA
- a CDS encoding glycosyltransferase family 2 protein — MLSVCIITKNEEHNLARCLKSFQNTGFELIVADTGSTDQTKKIAAEYTENIYDFPWCDDFSAAKNFAVSKAAYPYVMVIDSDEFLQQIDMPELEKLIAAHTGEVGRIQRINIISGKDGKQENKEWINRIFSKEKFHYTGRIHEQVTAYDEKEYLTYKAPVVIGHTGYDLPQAEKKKKALRNIRLLEQELKSLGWDANAHADELEQNIKHSKSQKTMPAQNIADLKKMEQIPYLLYQLGKSYYMAEDYNEACFWFAHGLSYDLEPKLEYVIDMVETYGYALINSGRAEEALFFENIYEEFGNSADFQFLMGLIYMNNAMFDAAVGEFLKAVKHRDCRMAGVNSYAAYYNVGVINECLGKISEAKYYYQKCGGYEPAVKRLKLL, encoded by the coding sequence ATGTTATCAGTCTGCATTATCACCAAAAACGAAGAACACAATCTGGCACGTTGCCTGAAATCTTTCCAGAACACCGGATTTGAATTGATCGTAGCCGATACCGGCTCCACAGATCAGACAAAGAAAATTGCCGCAGAATATACGGAGAATATCTATGATTTTCCATGGTGCGATGATTTTTCGGCAGCGAAAAATTTTGCAGTTTCAAAGGCGGCATATCCGTATGTAATGGTCATTGACAGCGACGAGTTTTTACAGCAGATCGATATGCCGGAGTTAGAAAAACTGATTGCTGCACATACAGGCGAAGTTGGCAGGATACAAAGGATCAACATTATTTCCGGAAAAGACGGCAAGCAGGAGAATAAGGAATGGATTAACCGTATTTTCTCAAAAGAAAAATTTCATTATACAGGAAGAATCCATGAACAGGTGACTGCATATGACGAAAAAGAATATCTTACATACAAAGCACCGGTTGTGATCGGGCATACAGGCTATGATCTGCCACAGGCAGAGAAGAAGAAAAAGGCGCTGCGCAACATCCGTTTGTTGGAGCAGGAGTTAAAGAGCTTAGGATGGGATGCAAATGCGCATGCAGATGAGCTGGAGCAAAACATAAAGCATTCCAAATCGCAAAAGACAATGCCGGCACAAAACATTGCGGATTTAAAGAAAATGGAGCAGATCCCGTATCTTTTATACCAGCTTGGAAAAAGTTATTATATGGCAGAAGATTATAATGAGGCATGTTTCTGGTTTGCCCATGGTCTAAGCTATGATCTTGAACCAAAGTTAGAGTATGTGATCGATATGGTGGAAACCTATGGCTATGCACTCATCAACAGTGGACGTGCAGAGGAGGCACTTTTTTTTGAAAACATATATGAAGAATTTGGAAATAGTGCGGATTTTCAGTTCCTGATGGGACTCATTTATATGAACAACGCTATGTTTGATGCAGCAGTTGGAGAATTTTTGAAAGCGGTCAAACACCGGGACTGCAGGATGGCGGGAGTAAATTCCTATGCAGCATATTATAATGTGGGTGTTATCAATGAATGTCTGGGAAAAATCAGTGAGGCGAAGTATTATTATCAGAAATGTGGCGGTTATGAGCCGGCGGTAAAACGTTTGAAACTATTGTAG
- a CDS encoding AAA family ATPase, with the protein MGIYLNPGNEEFQKALNSKIYVDKTMLISEMNRNLNTEHQNICVSRPRRFGKSMTANMLVAYYSKGCDSKSMFADYKIAQDESFEANLNKYNVLHVNMLDFLNRAQTVDGMIDYLQKRLLWDIRREYGDVDCFDREDLIDVLENIYSQRNQKFIIIIDEWDCIFRKYPGDDEAQKKYLDFLRLWMKDKPYIALAYMTGILPIKKYGEHSALNMFDEYSMTNQRELAEFTGFTEEEVQSLCVSYGMPYDRMKQWYDGYDLKGVQIYNPRSVVMSLLGHDFDSYWTKTETYEALKKYIQMDMYHLKALVTQLISGSHIKINPDKFQNDMSTFASVDDIFTLLVHLGYLTYDFENKTVSIPNQEVQKEFINCIEDGGWEPVMDAIRNSEALLWATIDGKEEYVAQMIEQVHQENISILKYNDENSMSCVLSLAYYAARKDYVMYRELAGGKGFADIVFVPRKYRDVPAIVVELKWDKSSDAAIAQIKKKEYMQSLKDYHGEVILVGINYDNTDSVKDDYKRHSCRIERIKL; encoded by the coding sequence ATGGGAATATATTTAAATCCGGGAAATGAAGAATTTCAGAAAGCACTTAATTCCAAGATATATGTGGATAAAACCATGCTGATTTCTGAAATGAATCGGAATCTGAATACCGAACATCAGAATATATGTGTAAGCAGACCACGCCGTTTTGGAAAATCTATGACTGCAAATATGCTTGTGGCATATTATAGTAAAGGATGCGATTCTAAAAGCATGTTTGCTGATTATAAGATTGCACAGGATGAGAGTTTTGAGGCAAATTTGAATAAATATAATGTCCTTCATGTCAATATGCTTGACTTTCTTAACCGTGCACAGACAGTGGACGGAATGATCGATTACCTACAAAAGAGGCTTTTGTGGGATATCAGGCGGGAATACGGAGATGTAGACTGTTTTGACCGGGAAGATCTTATTGATGTATTAGAGAACATATATAGTCAGAGAAATCAGAAATTTATAATCATTATCGACGAGTGGGACTGTATATTCCGAAAGTATCCGGGGGATGATGAAGCGCAGAAAAAATATCTGGATTTCTTGCGCCTGTGGATGAAAGATAAGCCATATATTGCGTTGGCTTATATGACGGGAATACTGCCGATTAAAAAGTATGGCGAGCATTCAGCTCTCAATATGTTTGATGAATATTCCATGACCAATCAAAGGGAACTCGCTGAATTTACCGGGTTTACGGAAGAGGAAGTTCAAAGTCTGTGTGTGTCATATGGTATGCCTTATGACAGAATGAAACAGTGGTACGATGGATATGATTTAAAGGGCGTTCAGATTTATAATCCGAGATCGGTTGTTATGTCATTGTTGGGACATGACTTTGACAGTTATTGGACGAAGACAGAGACATATGAAGCATTAAAAAAATATATACAGATGGATATGTATCACCTGAAAGCGTTAGTTACGCAGCTTATTTCAGGCAGTCATATTAAAATTAATCCAGATAAATTTCAGAATGATATGTCCACGTTTGCAAGCGTAGATGATATATTTACACTTTTGGTACATTTGGGATACCTGACCTATGATTTTGAGAACAAGACGGTTTCTATTCCAAATCAGGAGGTGCAGAAAGAATTTATTAACTGTATAGAAGACGGTGGCTGGGAACCGGTTATGGATGCGATCCGTAATTCTGAAGCACTGCTTTGGGCAACCATAGATGGAAAAGAAGAATATGTTGCACAAATGATTGAACAGGTGCATCAGGAAAATATATCTATCTTAAAGTATAATGATGAAAATTCAATGTCATGCGTGCTTTCACTGGCATATTATGCCGCGCGGAAAGATTATGTAATGTATCGGGAACTTGCAGGGGGGAAAGGATTTGCAGATATTGTGTTTGTTCCGAGAAAATATAGAGATGTGCCAGCAATCGTAGTGGAATTAAAATGGGATAAATCTTCGGATGCAGCCATTGCACAGATAAAGAAGAAGGAATACATGCAGAGTCTGAAAGATTACCATGGAGAAGTGATCCTGGTTGGCATTAATTATGACAATACAGATTCTGTAAAGGACGATTATAAAAGACATAGCTGCAGGATAGAAAGAATCAAGTTATAA
- a CDS encoding glycosyltransferase family protein has translation MQTTIIYITGIYDTLDLFTQELKNAFETMGYASFTYDARLEEESKQALIECIEEGTKKGQRFFGVTFNNLGYNLTLPEAKTETGDACSKQNMGYSPKDINSSREPNLWETYEIPYINILMDHPFHYEKPLQNAPDTSVVLCTDRNHVRYIRRYFKNIRYTDFLPHAGVELGSRHKPLAERGIDVLYAGALPIYTVAKMIPDLSSIPEVDGEEMAQTVLSELVHHPDRTTEDVIEEYLKYKRNDISEQRIHEIIVQMRFIDSYATSFFREQAVRILVENGIRVTAYGTGWDQCEWSDNPYLVYGGKVLAPEILPLMNDSKIVLNTMTWFKAGAHDRIFNGMLAGAAVVTDDSTYLRREFTDGKELVMFSRNEIRTLPERVFDLFGHMQSTQKMADCGYQAAKEHHTWKSRAAWIREAWM, from the coding sequence ATGCAAACAACCATCATCTACATCACCGGCATCTACGATACCCTTGACTTATTTACACAGGAACTGAAAAATGCGTTTGAGACCATGGGGTATGCCTCATTTACTTATGATGCCCGTTTGGAAGAGGAGAGTAAGCAGGCATTGATCGAATGCATCGAAGAAGGTACAAAAAAAGGACAGAGATTTTTTGGTGTCACTTTTAATAACCTCGGATATAATCTGACACTTCCGGAAGCCAAAACAGAAACTGGTGATGCATGTTCAAAACAGAATATGGGATATTCCCCGAAAGATATAAATTCCTCAAGAGAGCCGAATTTGTGGGAAACCTATGAGATTCCATACATCAATATCCTGATGGATCACCCGTTTCATTATGAAAAACCATTGCAGAATGCGCCGGACACATCCGTTGTGCTGTGTACAGACCGGAATCATGTCCGCTACATCCGAAGATACTTTAAAAATATCCGGTATACTGATTTCCTGCCACATGCGGGAGTGGAACTTGGCAGCAGGCACAAGCCGCTTGCGGAGCGTGGAATTGATGTTTTATATGCCGGGGCATTGCCGATCTACACAGTTGCGAAGATGATACCGGATCTATCATCCATCCCGGAAGTCGATGGAGAGGAGATGGCACAGACTGTGCTGTCAGAACTGGTGCATCATCCTGACCGGACAACAGAGGATGTGATAGAAGAATATTTAAAATATAAGCGGAATGATATTTCAGAACAGCGTATTCATGAGATCATCGTGCAGATGCGTTTTATTGACTCGTATGCCACGTCATTTTTTCGTGAACAGGCTGTCCGTATTCTGGTGGAAAATGGGATTCGCGTGACAGCATATGGAACAGGCTGGGATCAGTGTGAATGGAGCGATAATCCGTATCTGGTGTATGGTGGAAAAGTACTTGCGCCGGAAATATTGCCACTGATGAACGACAGCAAGATTGTCCTGAATACGATGACCTGGTTTAAAGCCGGAGCACATGACCGTATTTTTAATGGAATGCTTGCGGGTGCAGCAGTTGTGACGGATGATTCCACTTATCTGCGAAGAGAATTTACGGATGGAAAAGAGCTTGTGATGTTTTCAAGAAATGAAATCCGTACCCTGCCGGAACGTGTATTTGATCTGTTTGGACACATGCAATCCACACAAAAGATGGCAGACTGTGGATATCAGGCAGCAAAAGAGCATCATACGTGGAAAAGCAGGGCAGCATGGATCAGGGAAGCATGGATGTAG
- a CDS encoding CgeB family protein: MHILMYRWKAYNYRDIEQTFILLGHTVDNIEQHLGNYDIDPEFEKIIEHKMQETHYDMVFTVNYFALISNVCQKMGIKYVSWSCDNPLISMYHESIFHPCNYIFTFDKTNYLEFREMGVEHIWYLPLAVDTNRMDMVIANSPEIQKYKGDIAFVGSLYERNSYDKIKSRLPEYLRGYFDAVIEAQLNISGANIVESMLTTDILEKLQEYFELEKSEGSFSDLGLIFQTTVLGFKIAEVERRRALIELSKRYHVNVYSNSDISDMLRIQYCGSVDYWSELPQVFRMSKINLNFTIPNIKSGIPLRVWDVLGAGGFLLTNYQAEIPYYFKEGEDLVCFDGIDDLCEKAGYYLAHEEERLAIAENGYRKVREHHNYIERINTMLDIIEENENQENDI, from the coding sequence ATGCACATATTGATGTATCGCTGGAAGGCTTATAATTACAGAGACATAGAGCAGACATTTATATTGCTGGGACATACTGTGGATAATATCGAACAGCACCTTGGCAATTATGATATTGATCCGGAATTTGAAAAAATAATTGAGCACAAAATGCAGGAAACGCATTATGATATGGTATTTACGGTCAATTATTTTGCGCTGATCTCGAATGTCTGTCAGAAGATGGGAATAAAATATGTATCGTGGAGCTGTGACAATCCGCTGATCAGTATGTATCACGAATCCATTTTTCATCCCTGCAATTATATATTTACATTTGATAAGACAAATTATCTGGAATTTCGGGAGATGGGAGTAGAGCATATCTGGTATCTTCCGCTTGCGGTAGATACAAACCGGATGGATATGGTGATTGCAAATTCGCCGGAAATACAGAAATACAAAGGGGATATCGCATTTGTTGGAAGCCTTTATGAAAGAAATTCTTATGATAAGATAAAAAGCAGGCTGCCAGAATATCTACGGGGGTATTTTGACGCAGTGATCGAGGCACAGTTAAATATCAGTGGTGCAAATATTGTGGAATCTATGCTGACCACGGATATACTGGAAAAACTTCAGGAATATTTTGAACTAGAAAAATCAGAAGGGTCGTTTTCGGATCTTGGACTGATCTTTCAGACGACCGTACTTGGATTTAAAATTGCGGAAGTGGAGCGCAGACGTGCATTGATCGAACTGTCAAAACGTTATCATGTCAATGTGTACAGTAACAGTGATATAAGTGATATGCTGCGGATTCAGTACTGTGGTTCGGTTGATTACTGGAGTGAGCTGCCGCAGGTTTTTCGTATGTCAAAGATCAATCTGAATTTTACGATTCCGAATATCAAGAGCGGCATACCGCTCAGGGTATGGGATGTGCTTGGGGCAGGTGGCTTTTTGTTGACGAACTATCAGGCAGAGATACCATATTATTTTAAAGAAGGCGAAGATTTAGTATGCTTTGACGGAATTGATGATCTTTGTGAAAAAGCAGGATATTATCTGGCACATGAGGAAGAACGTCTGGCAATCGCGGAAAATGGTTATCGAAAAGTAAGGGAGCATCACAATTATATAGAAAGAATAAATACGATGCTGGATATTATAGAAGAAAATGAAAATCAGGAAAATGATATATAG
- a CDS encoding flagellar capping protein — protein MAAIDSAYHYYLSTYGTSKVSRYDTHKKSQLRAVYNQIVKTNKDTPLYKIPDSTDVKKFAIDLKEHTRSIQNVIASLSDNDEGIENVFNKKVAKSSDSSSVNVSYIGEDQNLDNSLHFDVEVRQLAAPQINIGKFLYPDECDFKAGTYTFDISTDLNSYEFQYTAGRNDDNQYILEKLARLVNSSGVGIHADLAKNASNKIALRLTSSQTGLADGQSYLFEVTPSSDHASAKAMQTLGIDNVAQQACNSSFLLNGTEHASLSNTFTVNNAFELTLNKPSSRTTPVQIGFKTTADSVVDNVQSLINVYNNLIQLSYHYDDTQEADKLRRDFTQVVKPYYNEFESYGLNLTDDGEIKIDTNLLTDAVTSADAKECFSTLNKFKNDLGTTAGNVSVDPLNYASKTMITYKRPGHKNFSCPYLTSVYSGMMLDRYC, from the coding sequence TTGGCTGCTATTGACAGTGCATATCATTATTATTTAAGCACTTATGGCACTTCGAAGGTATCGCGTTATGATACCCATAAGAAGAGTCAGCTTCGTGCTGTCTATAATCAGATTGTAAAAACAAACAAAGATACTCCTCTGTATAAAATTCCAGACTCCACAGATGTCAAAAAATTTGCGATCGATCTGAAAGAACATACCAGGTCTATCCAGAATGTGATCGCATCCCTTTCTGACAATGATGAGGGGATTGAAAACGTATTCAATAAAAAAGTGGCAAAGTCTTCTGATTCATCCTCTGTTAATGTTTCCTACATCGGAGAAGATCAGAATCTCGATAATTCTCTGCATTTTGATGTTGAAGTAAGGCAGCTTGCTGCTCCGCAGATCAATATCGGAAAGTTTCTGTATCCTGATGAATGTGATTTTAAGGCCGGTACTTACACATTCGACATATCAACTGACTTAAATTCATACGAATTTCAGTATACGGCAGGCAGAAATGATGACAATCAGTACATTCTTGAAAAACTTGCACGCCTGGTCAATTCTTCCGGCGTCGGAATCCATGCAGATCTTGCGAAAAATGCCAGCAATAAGATTGCACTGCGTCTGACTTCAAGCCAGACCGGTCTCGCTGACGGTCAGTCTTATCTGTTTGAAGTTACCCCAAGTTCCGATCATGCATCCGCAAAAGCAATGCAGACACTCGGTATTGACAATGTTGCCCAGCAGGCATGTAATTCTTCTTTCCTGTTAAATGGTACTGAACACGCATCCTTGTCTAACACTTTTACCGTCAACAATGCTTTTGAGCTGACATTGAACAAACCAAGTTCCCGGACAACGCCTGTACAGATTGGTTTCAAAACAACCGCTGACTCTGTTGTAGACAATGTACAGTCTTTGATAAATGTGTACAATAATCTGATCCAACTGAGTTATCACTATGACGATACACAGGAAGCAGATAAATTGCGGCGTGATTTCACGCAGGTAGTGAAACCTTATTACAATGAATTTGAGTCATACGGACTGAATTTAACAGACGATGGAGAAATCAAAATCGATACAAATCTCCTGACAGACGCCGTTACTTCTGCTGATGCCAAAGAATGTTTTTCCACATTAAATAAATTCAAAAATGATCTCGGAACGACCGCTGGAAATGTCTCTGTCGACCCATTAAATTATGCAAGCAAAACGATGATCACATACAAAAGACCCGGACATAAGAATTTTTCCTGTCCTTATCTGACTTCCGTTTATTCCGGAATGATGTTAGACAGATACTGCTAA
- the rpmG gene encoding 50S ribosomal protein L33: MRTKITLACTECKNRNYNMTKDKKAHPDRMETKKYCRFCKTHTLHKETK; this comes from the coding sequence GTGCGCACAAAAATAACATTGGCATGTACGGAATGCAAAAACCGTAACTACAACATGACAAAAGACAAAAAAGCTCATCCTGACAGGATGGAAACCAAAAAGTATTGCAGATTCTGCAAGACCCATACGTTACACAAAGAAACCAAATAA
- the secE gene encoding preprotein translocase subunit SecE produces MGETEKLDKAPKESWFTGLSAEFKKIIWPEKQSLVRQTTAVIAVSVVLGLIIALLDFAIQYGVDFLVGFNF; encoded by the coding sequence ATGGGAGAAACCGAGAAGTTAGACAAGGCTCCGAAAGAGAGTTGGTTTACCGGTCTTTCGGCTGAGTTCAAAAAGATCATCTGGCCGGAGAAACAATCACTTGTAAGACAGACCACGGCGGTTATTGCTGTATCCGTTGTATTAGGTCTTATTATCGCGCTTTTGGATTTCGCAATTCAGTATGGCGTTGATTTCCTTGTTGGTTTTAATTTTTAA
- the nusG gene encoding transcription termination/antitermination protein NusG produces the protein MAEAHWYVVHTYSGYENKVKANIDKTIENRHLEDQILEVRVPMQDVVEMKNGAKKSVSKKMFPGYVLINMVMNDDTWYVVRNTRGVTGFVGPGSKPVPLTDMEMKPLGIKKENIEVDFTEGDTVVVTGGVWKDTIGVIQAMNHGKQSVTINVELFGRETPVEISFADVKLNN, from the coding sequence ATGGCAGAGGCACACTGGTATGTTGTTCATACCTACTCAGGATATGAGAATAAGGTAAAAGCGAACATTGACAAGACAATTGAAAACAGACATCTGGAAGATCAGATCTTAGAGGTCCGCGTTCCGATGCAGGATGTTGTCGAAATGAAAAATGGCGCAAAAAAATCCGTATCAAAGAAAATGTTTCCGGGATACGTTCTTATCAATATGGTTATGAATGACGACACATGGTATGTTGTCAGAAATACCCGTGGTGTTACCGGATTTGTTGGTCCGGGAAGTAAGCCGGTTCCACTTACCGATATGGAAATGAAACCATTGGGAATCAAAAAAGAGAACATTGAAGTTGACTTTACAGAGGGAGACACCGTTGTGGTTACCGGAGGCGTCTGGAAAGACACCATCGGAGTAATTCAGGCGATGAACCACGGAAAGCAGAGTGTAACGATCAATGTTGAACTGTTCGGTCGCGAAACACCGGTAGAAATAAGTTTCGCAGATGTAAAACTTAACAATTAA
- the rplK gene encoding 50S ribosomal protein L11: MAKKVEGYIKLQIPAGKATPAPPVGPALGQHGVNIVEFTKQFNARTADQGDLIIPVVITVYADRSFSFVTKTPPAPVLIKKACNIKSGSATPNKTKVATLSKAKLQEIAELKMPDLNAASLEAAMSMIAGTARSMGVTVEE, from the coding sequence ATGGCAAAGAAAGTAGAAGGATATATCAAATTGCAGATTCCTGCTGGCAAGGCTACACCTGCTCCTCCAGTTGGACCTGCTCTTGGACAGCACGGCGTTAATATCGTTGAATTTACAAAACAGTTCAACGCAAGAACAGCTGATCAGGGAGATCTTATCATCCCTGTAGTTATTACAGTATACGCAGACAGAAGCTTCAGCTTCGTTACAAAGACACCACCTGCTCCTGTATTAATTAAGAAAGCCTGCAATATTAAATCTGGTTCTGCAACACCGAACAAGACAAAGGTTGCTACACTTTCCAAAGCAAAATTACAGGAAATCGCAGAATTAAAAATGCCAGACTTAAATGCAGCATCTTTAGAGGCAGCTATGAGCATGATCGCCGGTACTGCAAGAAGTATGGGCGTTACCGTAGAAGAATAG
- the rplA gene encoding 50S ribosomal protein L1, protein MKRGKKYQEAVKGFDKAAQYDVAEAISLVKKNATAKFDETIELHIRTGCDGRHAEQQIRGAVVLPHGTGKSVKVLVFAKGTKVDEAQAAGADFVGGEELIPKIQNEGWLDFDVVVATPDMMGVVGRLGRVLGPKGLMPNPKAGTVTMDVTKAVNDIKAGKIEYRLDKTNIIHVPVGKASFTEEQLSDNFQTLMGAINKAKPASLKGQYVKSATLTSTMGPGVRLNVVKITQ, encoded by the coding sequence ATGAAAAGAGGAAAGAAATATCAGGAAGCTGTTAAAGGTTTTGACAAGGCTGCTCAGTACGATGTTGCTGAAGCAATCAGCCTGGTAAAGAAAAACGCAACAGCTAAATTTGATGAGACAATCGAACTTCACATCAGAACAGGTTGTGATGGACGTCATGCAGAGCAGCAGATCCGTGGTGCAGTTGTATTACCACACGGAACTGGTAAATCAGTTAAGGTTTTAGTATTCGCAAAAGGAACCAAGGTTGATGAAGCACAGGCAGCAGGCGCTGATTTCGTAGGCGGCGAGGAACTGATCCCGAAGATCCAGAACGAGGGATGGTTAGATTTCGATGTTGTTGTTGCTACACCGGACATGATGGGCGTTGTTGGACGTCTTGGCCGTGTACTTGGACCGAAAGGTTTAATGCCAAACCCGAAAGCTGGAACAGTAACTATGGATGTTACAAAAGCTGTTAACGACATCAAAGCTGGTAAGATTGAGTACAGATTGGACAAAACAAACATTATCCACGTGCCAGTTGGAAAAGCTTCTTTTACAGAAGAACAGTTAAGCGACAACTTCCAGACCCTTATGGGTGCAATCAACAAAGCTAAACCTGCAAGCTTAAAAGGTCAGTATGTTAAGAGTGCAACTCTTACATCTACAATGGGACCTGGTGTAAGATTAAACGTAGTTAAAATTACACAGTAA
- the rplJ gene encoding 50S ribosomal protein L10: MAKVELKQPIVQEISENIKDAQSVVVVDYRGLTVAEDTQLRKALREAGVTYKVYKNTLVSRAVEGTQFESLRDVLEGPNAFAISTEDATAPARVLAKFAKTAPALEIKAGVVEGTYYDEAGMKAIAAVPSREELLSKLLGSLQSPITNLARVLNQIAEKGGAADAAVEAAPAEEAVAAEEPAETPAE, encoded by the coding sequence GTGGCAAAAGTAGAACTCAAACAGCCTATCGTACAGGAAATTTCTGAAAACATCAAAGATGCACAGTCAGTCGTAGTAGTTGACTACCGTGGACTTACCGTAGCAGAAGATACTCAGTTACGTAAAGCATTAAGAGAAGCTGGTGTTACTTACAAGGTATACAAAAATACTTTAGTAAGCCGTGCAGTAGAAGGTACACAGTTCGAAAGCTTAAGAGACGTTCTTGAAGGACCAAACGCTTTCGCTATCTCTACTGAGGATGCAACAGCTCCGGCAAGAGTTTTAGCTAAGTTCGCTAAAACAGCTCCTGCTCTTGAAATCAAAGCAGGTGTTGTTGAGGGTACTTATTATGACGAGGCAGGCATGAAAGCTATCGCAGCAGTACCGTCAAGAGAAGAACTTCTTTCCAAATTACTTGGAAGCTTACAGTCTCCGATTACCAACCTTGCTCGCGTTCTCAATCAGATCGCAGAAAAAGGCGGTGCGGCAGATGCAGCAGTAGAAGCTGCTCCGGCAGAAGAAGCAGTAGCTGCAGAAGAACCAGCAGAAACACCGGCAGAGTAA
- the rplL gene encoding 50S ribosomal protein L7/L12: MAKLTTAEFIDAIKELSVLELNDLVKACEEEFGVSAAAGVVVAAAGAGDGAAAEEKTEFDVELTEVGPNKVKVIKVVREATGLGLKEAKDVVDGAPKVLKEAADKATAEDIKAKLEAEGAKVTLK, from the coding sequence ATGGCAAAATTAACAACAGCAGAATTTATCGATGCTATCAAAGAGTTAAGCGTATTAGAGTTAAATGATTTAGTAAAAGCTTGTGAAGAAGAGTTCGGCGTATCTGCAGCAGCAGGCGTTGTAGTTGCAGCAGCAGGTGCTGGTGACGGCGCAGCAGCAGAAGAGAAGACTGAGTTCGATGTAGAGTTAACAGAAGTTGGCCCGAACAAAGTTAAAGTTATCAAAGTTGTTCGTGAAGCTACAGGATTAGGCTTAAAAGAAGCTAAAGACGTAGTAGACGGAGCTCCAAAAGTATTAAAAGAAGCAGCTGACAAAGCAACAGCTGAGGATATCAAAGCTAAACTTGAAGCTGAGGGAGCAAAAGTTACATTAAAATAA